In one Bryobacteraceae bacterium genomic region, the following are encoded:
- a CDS encoding response regulator produces the protein MAVLLWSAAIQIGLRLGSGGAPFDWWELAVIAVGAPFLAALISRFTHRILAQPLARLEAGIARIRKGELEHVQVSPTGDEIEFLGEGFNAMVDALSESRRTVAEQQEHLETRIRERTEALEEATGRALAASKAKSEFLANISHELRTPMNGVLGMLDIVLDADLAPAQREQVETAKNCAHTLLALLNDLLDLSKIEAGRMALESIPFSIQEVVKGCVLAVSPKAAEKGLEIRTTVEGDVPATLLGDPLRVRQILMNLVSNAVKFTEEGSVEVRVSRGKQTANQIVLQVAVADTGPGIPADKLTTIFDEFTQADGTVSRRFGGTGLGLAITRRLVELHEGSIRAESEMSKGSTFLVDLVLGYVAPPAAPEPADAPALLDEPKRETPLGEKILVVEDNAVNLKVVNAVLVKFGFQVTNAHNGVEAIAALEKQDFALILMDIQMPVMDGLATARRIRTEERWRVIPIVAMTAHAMRGDRERCLEAGMDDYLAKPVSPARLIEAVRANLRRAAEAGAGAPPMTATPPLAVAPMSVPAIDVPAAEPPVSATPNPPIDTERAAHLMDGDEQLRTGLTLLFLQLAPERLVRLHAATLRGDTLALRTQALKLQSAAERIAATAIAERAASIADIAATQPANYAAAELAFLEADIAALDDYMRPEREAFEEAASLVWR, from the coding sequence GTGGCGGTGCTGCTGTGGTCAGCAGCGATTCAGATCGGGCTGCGCCTGGGCTCGGGCGGCGCACCCTTCGACTGGTGGGAGCTGGCGGTAATCGCAGTCGGCGCGCCGTTCCTGGCCGCGCTGATCAGCCGTTTCACGCACCGGATTCTGGCTCAGCCGCTGGCGCGGCTCGAAGCCGGGATCGCGCGCATCCGGAAAGGCGAACTCGAGCACGTGCAGGTCAGCCCGACGGGCGACGAAATCGAGTTTCTCGGCGAAGGATTCAACGCGATGGTGGACGCGCTGAGCGAATCGCGGCGGACCGTGGCCGAACAACAGGAGCATCTCGAAACGCGGATTCGAGAGCGGACGGAAGCGCTCGAAGAGGCTACAGGCCGCGCGTTGGCGGCCAGCAAGGCGAAGAGCGAGTTTCTGGCCAACATCTCGCACGAACTGCGCACGCCGATGAACGGCGTTCTCGGAATGCTCGACATCGTACTCGACGCCGACCTCGCCCCCGCCCAGCGCGAGCAGGTGGAGACGGCGAAGAACTGCGCTCATACGCTGCTGGCGCTGCTCAACGATCTGCTCGATCTTTCGAAGATCGAGGCAGGAAGAATGGCTCTCGAAAGCATCCCGTTTTCGATCCAGGAGGTGGTGAAGGGCTGCGTGCTGGCCGTTTCGCCCAAGGCCGCCGAGAAGGGCCTGGAGATCCGAACCACCGTCGAAGGAGACGTACCGGCGACACTGCTCGGCGATCCGCTTCGCGTGCGGCAGATCCTCATGAACCTCGTATCGAACGCGGTGAAGTTCACCGAGGAAGGGTCCGTGGAAGTGCGCGTTAGCCGGGGCAAGCAAACGGCGAACCAGATCGTGCTCCAGGTGGCCGTCGCCGACACCGGCCCGGGCATTCCCGCCGACAAGCTGACGACCATCTTCGACGAGTTCACGCAGGCCGACGGCACGGTGTCGCGCCGGTTCGGTGGAACGGGGCTGGGCCTGGCGATTACGCGGAGGCTCGTTGAGCTGCACGAGGGTTCGATCCGGGCGGAAAGCGAAATGAGCAAGGGCAGCACGTTTCTGGTGGACCTGGTGCTTGGCTATGTAGCGCCGCCGGCCGCTCCGGAACCGGCCGACGCACCCGCCCTACTCGATGAACCCAAGCGCGAGACGCCGCTCGGCGAAAAGATCCTGGTGGTCGAAGACAACGCGGTGAACCTGAAGGTGGTGAACGCCGTGCTCGTCAAGTTCGGCTTCCAGGTGACCAACGCCCACAACGGCGTGGAGGCTATCGCGGCGCTCGAGAAGCAGGACTTCGCGCTCATTCTGATGGACATTCAGATGCCGGTGATGGACGGGCTCGCGACCGCGCGCCGGATCCGGACCGAGGAGCGGTGGCGGGTGATACCGATCGTGGCGATGACAGCCCACGCCATGCGTGGCGACCGTGAACGGTGCCTCGAAGCAGGCATGGACGACTATCTGGCGAAGCCAGTTTCGCCGGCGAGGCTGATCGAAGCCGTGCGGGCCAACCTGCGGCGCGCGGCGGAAGCCGGAGCGGGCGCTCCGCCCATGACCGCTACGCCGCCGTTGGCTGTGGCGCCCATGTCCGTGCCGGCGATCGACGTGCCGGCCGCGGAACCGCCGGTTTCCGCGACGCCCAACCCGCCGATCGATACGGAGAGAGCAGCCCACCTGATGGACGGCGACGAGCAACTCCGAACGGGGCTGACTCTGCTCTTCCTGCAGCTTGCGCCCGAACGGCTGGTGCGGCTGCACGCGGCCACGCTGCGCGGCGATACGCTGGCGCTGCGGACGCAGGCATTGAAGCTCCAAAGCGCCGCCGAGCGGATCGCGGCGACGGCCATCGCCGAGCGCGCCGCGTCGATTGCCGACATCGCCGCCACCCAGCCGGCCAATTACGCCGCCGCCGAACTCGCTTTCCTCGAAGCCGACATCGCAGCGCTCGACGACTACATGCGGCCCGAGCGGGAGGCCTTCGAGGAAGCCGCCAGCCTCGTCTGGCGCTAG
- a CDS encoding PQQ-binding-like beta-propeller repeat protein, with protein MNRFVLVLLAAMPVFGEDAWTRFRGPNGTGVSTESGFPVRFDRETNLVWRTPVRAGKSSPVVTAKHVFLTTHSGEELFTECYDRATGRQLWARAVPRVHHDLANKLNSPAGITPVTDGDRVYSFFKDFGMAAYDAAGKELWRAPLGPFVTSMGLGASPILAGNNVVVVADQLEGSFIAAFDRANGELRWKTARDEAEGWGTPLFYESGGVPYVLTASRGVFGAHRSADGKRAVTWRGLSSAIVSSPAFDGENMFSFGYGSDAPAPFSRTLARYDKNGDGKLQPEEYGDDPFVHGIARHSGNRDLVVTEDEWDAKQREVGGPTFLVAFHLEADGEAKAPFRARELWKVDRGFNHVIPSPLAYHGTLYVVKNGGILTAYDAATGKVIKAGRVDGAIGGFSASPVAAEGRVYLANEDGKIAVLEGGGEWRVTQVNDLDEGIYATPALAGGAIYIRTTEALYRFETK; from the coding sequence ATGAACCGTTTCGTGCTCGTGCTGCTGGCGGCCATGCCGGTGTTCGGCGAAGACGCATGGACCCGGTTTCGCGGGCCGAACGGAACCGGAGTCTCTACGGAATCCGGATTCCCGGTCCGTTTCGATCGGGAAACCAACCTCGTCTGGCGGACGCCTGTGCGTGCCGGGAAGTCGTCGCCGGTGGTCACGGCGAAGCATGTGTTCCTCACCACGCATAGCGGCGAGGAGTTGTTCACCGAATGCTACGATCGAGCCACGGGCAGGCAGCTTTGGGCGCGGGCCGTGCCGCGGGTGCATCACGATCTCGCGAACAAACTGAACAGCCCGGCAGGAATCACGCCGGTTACCGATGGAGATCGGGTGTACTCGTTCTTCAAGGATTTCGGCATGGCCGCCTACGACGCCGCGGGCAAGGAACTGTGGCGCGCGCCTCTCGGACCCTTCGTGACGTCGATGGGGCTGGGCGCTTCGCCGATTCTTGCGGGGAACAATGTGGTGGTGGTTGCCGATCAGCTCGAGGGCTCGTTCATCGCCGCCTTCGACCGCGCCAACGGCGAACTGCGCTGGAAGACGGCGCGGGACGAAGCCGAAGGCTGGGGAACGCCGCTGTTCTATGAATCCGGCGGCGTGCCGTACGTGCTGACGGCAAGCCGCGGCGTCTTCGGCGCGCACCGCTCCGCGGACGGCAAGCGCGCGGTGACGTGGCGGGGGCTCAGTTCCGCAATCGTCTCGAGCCCGGCTTTCGACGGCGAGAACATGTTCTCGTTCGGGTATGGGAGCGACGCGCCGGCTCCGTTTTCGCGGACGCTCGCACGCTACGACAAGAACGGCGACGGGAAACTGCAACCGGAAGAGTACGGCGACGATCCATTCGTGCATGGGATCGCGCGGCACAGCGGCAATCGCGATCTGGTCGTCACCGAGGACGAGTGGGACGCCAAACAGCGCGAAGTCGGCGGGCCGACGTTTCTGGTTGCGTTTCACCTCGAAGCCGACGGCGAGGCAAAAGCGCCGTTCCGGGCGCGCGAATTATGGAAAGTGGATCGGGGGTTCAATCACGTGATCCCGTCTCCGCTGGCCTACCACGGCACGCTCTACGTGGTGAAGAACGGCGGAATCCTCACGGCGTACGACGCGGCCACGGGCAAGGTGATCAAGGCCGGCCGAGTGGATGGGGCGATCGGCGGTTTCTCGGCGTCGCCGGTGGCCGCCGAGGGGCGCGTGTATCTGGCGAACGAGGACGGGAAGATTGCCGTGCTCGAAGGCGGCGGCGAGTGGCGGGTGACGCAGGTGAACGATCTCGACGAGGGGATCTATGCGACGCCGGCGCTCGCGGGCGGCGCGATCTACATCCGCACCACCGAAGCGCTGTACCGGTTCGAGACGAAGTAG
- a CDS encoding DUF1080 domain-containing protein has protein sequence MRRRSLLALPLTLNALAQDSLNDGEAHGDPPFLLEDGWRPLLNGKDLAGWAPQDNKPSEWFTAYSIRWERLLGPTRLSGRPAPAGTILNGPNGRTANFVTVATFGDIELYLDFLIPKGSNSGVYLHGLYEIQVFDSYGSTEPMKTSDCGGVYHRWIDNKGVGGSAPSRNASRPPGQWQSFQIWFRAPRFDAAGRKAENARFLRVLHNGLSVQNNVELEGPTRAHMNIPEAPENPIMLQGDHGPVAYKNIYWRPLQPFVLR, from the coding sequence ATGCGCCGACGATCCCTCCTCGCCCTCCCGTTGACCCTAAATGCCCTCGCTCAGGACTCCCTCAACGACGGCGAAGCCCACGGCGACCCGCCCTTCCTGCTGGAAGACGGCTGGCGGCCGCTCCTCAACGGCAAGGATCTCGCCGGCTGGGCGCCCCAGGACAACAAGCCCTCCGAGTGGTTCACCGCCTACTCCATCCGCTGGGAGCGCCTGCTCGGTCCCACTCGTCTCTCCGGGCGTCCGGCGCCCGCCGGGACCATCCTCAACGGACCCAACGGGCGAACCGCCAACTTCGTCACCGTCGCCACGTTCGGCGACATCGAACTCTACCTCGACTTCCTGATCCCCAAGGGCTCGAACTCCGGCGTCTATCTCCACGGCCTCTACGAGATCCAGGTGTTCGACTCCTACGGGTCCACGGAGCCCATGAAAACCTCCGATTGCGGCGGCGTCTACCACCGCTGGATCGACAACAAAGGCGTCGGCGGCTCCGCCCCCTCCCGCAACGCCAGCCGCCCGCCAGGCCAGTGGCAAAGCTTCCAGATATGGTTCCGCGCCCCGCGCTTCGACGCCGCCGGCCGCAAGGCCGAAAACGCCCGGTTCCTCCGTGTCCTGCACAACGGTCTCTCCGTGCAGAACAACGTCGAGCTCGAAGGTCCCACCCGGGCGCACATGAACATTCCGGAAGCGCCCGAGAACCCCATCATGCTCCAGGGAGATCACGGCCCGGTCGCCTACAAGAACATCTACTGGCGGCCACTCCAGCCCTTCGTCTTGCGATGA
- a CDS encoding trypsin-like peptidase domain-containing protein — MKALRVIGVAALLAAAFVLITSRAGLWPRHGGNPVPAKGALWSDPEIGRAAGLSSDEVNNIEVYRDAHLATVFITSTVYRRDFFFDIVPSKETGSGFLVNADGLIVTNNHVISGSQKLEVTMSDQTRYTAQIVDRDPYNDLALIRISPKGKLQFLRLGDSDKIQVGQKVLAIGNPFGLSGTLTTGIVSSLGRNIRDEGGQTLEGMIQTDAAINPGNSGGPLLDSNGTVIGVNTAIYGPGGNIGIGFAMPINRAKVMMDGFQSRGGKGRPRLGVNGLYVAGDLAEALQLPREGGFLVYEVGAGTPAATAGIVPARRWVYIGNAEVGIGGDLIMSIDGQKVDRGDAIARLLINKKSGDAIALKIFRQGRVIDVKVNLGQGREETL, encoded by the coding sequence ATGAAAGCGTTGCGAGTAATCGGAGTGGCCGCCCTGTTGGCGGCGGCGTTTGTCTTGATCACCTCCCGGGCCGGCCTCTGGCCCAGGCACGGCGGGAACCCCGTGCCCGCCAAAGGCGCGCTTTGGTCCGATCCCGAGATCGGCCGGGCCGCCGGGTTGAGTTCCGACGAAGTCAACAATATCGAGGTCTATCGCGACGCGCACCTGGCCACCGTGTTTATCACGTCCACCGTGTACCGCCGCGATTTCTTTTTCGATATCGTCCCGTCCAAGGAGACCGGCTCCGGGTTCCTCGTCAACGCCGATGGCCTCATCGTCACGAACAACCACGTGATTTCGGGCTCCCAGAAGCTCGAGGTCACCATGTCGGATCAGACGCGTTACACAGCGCAAATTGTCGACCGCGATCCCTACAACGACCTCGCGCTCATCCGCATCTCGCCGAAAGGCAAGCTCCAGTTCCTGCGCCTCGGTGATTCCGACAAGATCCAGGTGGGACAGAAAGTGCTCGCCATCGGCAACCCCTTCGGCTTGAGCGGCACACTTACCACCGGCATCGTCAGTTCACTCGGCCGCAACATCCGTGACGAAGGCGGCCAGACCCTCGAAGGCATGATCCAAACCGATGCCGCCATCAATCCCGGCAACTCCGGCGGTCCGCTGCTCGACTCCAACGGCACGGTCATCGGCGTCAATACCGCCATCTACGGCCCCGGAGGCAACATCGGCATCGGGTTCGCCATGCCCATCAATCGCGCCAAGGTGATGATGGATGGATTCCAGTCCCGCGGCGGCAAAGGCCGTCCGCGTTTGGGGGTCAATGGGCTCTACGTCGCGGGGGACCTCGCGGAGGCGCTGCAACTCCCTCGCGAAGGCGGTTTCCTGGTGTACGAGGTTGGCGCGGGTACGCCCGCCGCGACGGCGGGCATCGTCCCTGCCCGCCGTTGGGTGTATATCGGGAACGCCGAAGTCGGAATTGGGGGAGATCTCATCATGTCCATCGATGGCCAGAAGGTGGATCGCGGCGATGCGATCGCGCGGCTGCTGATCAACAAGAAGTCGGGTGATGCCATCGCGTTGAAGATATTCCGGCAAGGACGCGTGATCGATGTCAAGGTCAACCTCGGACAAGGTCGAGAAGAGACCCTCTAA
- a CDS encoding RNA polymerase sigma factor, whose translation MANATSMVNSLPLPAVSGQPKAKRVDHNNTEEAALVRRMQSGDEMAFREIVDRYQAKVFSIIYGILRNRNDAEDIAQQVFAKIYFSIRGFDFRSSLLTWIYKITVNECYDYLRKKKVRKLVYESDFTEEESQRIERSERAADSEPLMDERLARRDLVMKLLAKVSEEDRKLLLLKEVEGLSVEELAAVTGMNENTIKVKLFRARQKLVKAAGRLVPKFTTALFA comes from the coding sequence ATGGCGAATGCGACCTCGATGGTGAACTCGCTCCCGCTCCCCGCGGTTTCCGGACAACCGAAGGCGAAGCGCGTGGACCACAACAACACCGAGGAAGCGGCTCTCGTCCGCCGGATGCAGTCCGGCGACGAAATGGCCTTCCGGGAAATCGTGGACCGCTACCAGGCGAAAGTCTTTTCAATTATTTACGGTATTCTCCGCAATCGCAACGATGCCGAGGACATCGCCCAGCAGGTCTTCGCCAAGATCTATTTCTCAATCCGCGGCTTCGACTTCCGTTCGAGCCTGCTCACCTGGATCTACAAGATCACGGTGAACGAGTGCTACGACTACCTCCGGAAGAAGAAGGTGCGCAAGCTGGTCTACGAAAGCGACTTCACCGAAGAGGAGTCGCAGCGGATAGAGCGCTCCGAGCGCGCCGCCGATAGCGAGCCCCTCATGGACGAACGGCTGGCCCGGCGCGATCTCGTGATGAAGCTTCTCGCCAAGGTTTCCGAGGAGGATCGCAAACTCCTCTTGCTGAAAGAGGTAGAAGGGCTGTCGGTGGAAGAACTCGCCGCCGTTACTGGGATGAACGAAAACACCATCAAGGTGAAACTGTTCCGCGCGCGGCAGAAACTGGTGAAGGCCGCTGGGCGCCTTGTGCCGAAGTTCACGACCGCGCTTTTTGCCTGA
- a CDS encoding malectin domain-containing carbohydrate-binding protein encodes MYQIGPQLVRAFAPRLLSLVFLISAAVSPAAAQAVRINCNSTQNYTAVDGTVWSPDRYWVDGGLHWTSYSIEGADDQAIYRGSRRGVYTPFSYDIPVPNGSLEVTLKFSENEISGAGNRVFHVDANGQRMLANFDIFKVAGGAYKAVDRTFTVNVTGGRLRLDFVSVVRHAMVSAIEIIPGAGATAPAPSPVTLSLTPTSATVSPGGQATFKATVSGSTDSRVTWVIAGPGTISNTGVYTAPPSIATTQQATIKATSVADNSKFATAVVTVVTPVSISVSPATATVSAGGTAQFTATVLGTADSRVTWSASAGSIDSSGRFLAPTVTSTTAVTITARSIADATKAATAGVTVNPVAPASPIPTPTPTTGDGAFLESGGMVVMEAENARVVNRTQSWIQRTNVPSFSGAGFMSAEPNSNNNLSTGYVASAPQLQFDVKFSQTGTYYVWARGYGATAADDSVHFGLDGASVASGEALSQFPVLPPSWAWSNQAMDNVRRVTLVIGSAGVHTINVFMREDGFRLDKVILAKSSSYTPTGTGPGESPREGSSDPDLPRLTLSNTSLSFTATAGGSNPAAQPVAVSNTGGGTLNWAIASGDSWVVLSPASASGKGSFSVRPSIGNLTAGTYHAKVTVTAAGAVDSPQDVEVTLNVAAASAPAAPVLSVNPASLSMTATAGGSATAQQATASFSGGAVGWTATDNQTWLSVSPTSGSGSGTLTVTANPSGLTAGTYTGVVTVTAAGAQNSPDTISVSFTVSAAPSAPSGGTGRNFYVSTTGSSGNDGSLAKPWDFVSAMQNKSVRPGDTIWIRGGTYGDGVSDVYVKLVGSAAAPIVVRNYPGENAKIQYITIVGCCSGSPNPANGSYVWLWGLEFTSPITDRTGCATGPPCYASSAIKDALLVFGDGVKVINCVIHDARQGLALWKEATGAEAYGNLIFNNGFVASDRGHGHGIYSQNQNGIKKITDNILFNGFGFGIHLYGSGSAWVKNYTVEGNVAFNSGALEGGRSGNIIVAGGADGNRGMIVKDNHFYNYPHDVGYAEIGWPWSSGNGDGVITGNYFIGGVDAAWVVDYQTMQFSNNTLLSPLTQVWMRAPYGTGAYNWNNNRYYGADRFRYGSTSMPLASWRATAKVDQNSTVTASNPTGVWTAIRPNRCEAGRSHIVVYNWSNQSSVAVNLSGVLTPGSPYEIRDAQNFFGPPVVKGTYAGGNVNIPMNQTAVAQPNGRVPSIPPHTSPRFGVFVTLVPGSSSRTCF; translated from the coding sequence ATGTACCAAATCGGCCCGCAACTGGTTCGTGCGTTTGCGCCACGGTTGCTTTCCCTTGTATTCCTTATTTCAGCGGCTGTCTCACCGGCCGCGGCTCAGGCCGTTCGTATCAACTGCAACAGCACACAAAACTACACAGCGGTTGACGGAACGGTATGGTCCCCCGATCGCTACTGGGTAGATGGCGGTCTCCACTGGACTTCCTATTCGATCGAGGGCGCCGATGACCAGGCCATCTACCGCGGGTCCCGCCGCGGTGTTTATACGCCATTTTCCTACGACATTCCCGTGCCAAACGGCTCCCTCGAAGTGACTCTGAAGTTCTCTGAGAACGAGATCTCAGGCGCCGGCAACCGTGTATTCCACGTCGACGCCAACGGCCAGCGCATGCTCGCCAACTTCGACATTTTCAAAGTGGCGGGCGGAGCCTACAAGGCCGTGGACCGCACCTTCACCGTCAACGTCACCGGCGGGCGCCTGCGGCTGGACTTCGTCAGCGTGGTCCGGCACGCGATGGTGAGCGCCATTGAGATCATCCCGGGCGCCGGAGCCACTGCGCCCGCGCCCTCGCCGGTCACCCTCTCGCTCACGCCAACCTCCGCGACCGTGTCGCCCGGCGGCCAGGCCACCTTCAAGGCTACGGTGAGCGGTTCCACGGATTCCCGCGTGACGTGGGTGATCGCTGGGCCGGGCACGATTTCGAACACTGGCGTGTACACCGCTCCCCCCTCCATCGCGACAACCCAACAGGCAACCATCAAGGCGACCAGCGTCGCCGACAACTCCAAATTCGCCACCGCCGTGGTCACCGTGGTCACCCCGGTGAGCATTTCCGTGTCGCCCGCCACCGCCACTGTGTCCGCGGGCGGAACGGCCCAATTCACGGCGACCGTTCTCGGCACGGCCGATTCGCGTGTCACCTGGTCGGCTTCGGCCGGGTCCATCGATAGCAGCGGCCGGTTCCTGGCTCCGACGGTCACTTCCACCACCGCGGTAACGATCACGGCCCGCTCGATTGCCGACGCGACCAAGGCGGCGACTGCGGGCGTTACGGTGAACCCCGTCGCGCCGGCCAGTCCGATTCCAACACCCACTCCCACGACGGGCGACGGGGCGTTCCTCGAAAGCGGCGGCATGGTTGTCATGGAAGCCGAGAATGCCCGCGTGGTGAACCGTACCCAGTCCTGGATTCAGCGGACGAATGTTCCATCCTTCTCAGGCGCCGGATTCATGAGCGCCGAGCCAAACTCCAACAACAACCTGTCCACGGGCTACGTGGCGTCGGCGCCGCAATTGCAGTTTGACGTCAAGTTCTCGCAGACGGGTACCTACTACGTCTGGGCTCGCGGCTACGGAGCCACCGCAGCCGATGATTCTGTTCACTTCGGTCTCGACGGCGCGAGTGTGGCTAGCGGCGAGGCGCTGTCGCAATTCCCGGTCCTGCCGCCTTCCTGGGCCTGGTCCAACCAGGCGATGGACAATGTGCGCCGCGTCACGCTCGTCATCGGCTCCGCGGGGGTCCACACGATCAACGTGTTCATGCGCGAAGACGGCTTCCGCCTCGACAAGGTGATTCTCGCCAAGTCGTCTTCCTACACGCCCACCGGCACGGGCCCCGGCGAAAGCCCGCGGGAGGGCTCGTCGGACCCGGATCTTCCCCGCCTCACGCTCTCCAATACCTCTCTCTCGTTCACTGCCACCGCCGGCGGCTCCAACCCGGCGGCCCAGCCGGTGGCCGTCTCCAACACAGGCGGAGGCACGCTCAATTGGGCGATCGCTTCCGGCGACTCCTGGGTCGTGCTATCGCCGGCCTCGGCCTCCGGCAAAGGCAGTTTTAGCGTCAGGCCCAGTATCGGCAACCTCACCGCGGGTACTTATCACGCGAAGGTGACCGTCACCGCGGCCGGCGCCGTCGATTCTCCACAGGACGTCGAGGTGACGCTCAACGTAGCCGCGGCTTCGGCTCCCGCGGCGCCGGTGCTTTCCGTCAACCCGGCGTCTCTTTCGATGACGGCGACGGCAGGCGGCAGCGCCACGGCGCAGCAGGCGACGGCTTCGTTTTCGGGAGGCGCCGTCGGCTGGACGGCCACCGACAATCAGACCTGGCTCAGCGTCTCCCCCACCTCGGGCTCCGGCAGCGGGACGCTTACCGTCACCGCCAACCCGTCCGGCCTGACCGCCGGTACATACACCGGCGTCGTCACCGTTACCGCCGCCGGCGCTCAAAACTCTCCGGACACAATCAGCGTCAGCTTCACCGTGTCCGCCGCCCCCAGCGCGCCCAGCGGCGGGACTGGACGTAACTTCTACGTCTCCACGACCGGCTCCTCGGGCAACGACGGCAGCCTCGCAAAGCCGTGGGATTTCGTCTCCGCCATGCAGAACAAGTCGGTGCGCCCGGGCGACACCATCTGGATCCGCGGTGGAACCTACGGAGACGGGGTGAGCGACGTCTATGTGAAACTGGTCGGTTCCGCCGCCGCCCCCATCGTCGTCCGCAACTACCCCGGGGAGAACGCGAAGATCCAGTACATCACCATCGTCGGCTGCTGCAGCGGCAGCCCGAACCCGGCTAACGGATCCTACGTTTGGCTCTGGGGCCTCGAGTTCACCAGCCCGATTACAGACCGCACGGGATGCGCCACCGGCCCTCCCTGCTATGCATCCTCGGCGATCAAGGACGCGCTGCTCGTCTTCGGCGACGGAGTCAAGGTGATCAACTGCGTCATTCACGACGCTCGCCAGGGTCTCGCTCTCTGGAAGGAGGCCACCGGGGCGGAAGCCTACGGCAACCTCATTTTCAACAACGGCTTTGTCGCCTCCGACCGCGGTCACGGCCACGGAATCTATTCGCAGAACCAAAACGGGATCAAGAAGATCACCGACAACATTCTGTTCAATGGATTCGGCTTCGGGATCCATCTCTACGGCAGCGGGTCGGCCTGGGTGAAGAATTACACGGTGGAAGGAAACGTGGCGTTCAACTCCGGCGCGCTCGAAGGCGGACGCAGCGGCAACATCATCGTCGCCGGCGGCGCCGACGGCAATCGCGGGATGATCGTCAAGGATAATCACTTCTACAACTATCCCCACGACGTCGGCTACGCCGAGATCGGCTGGCCGTGGAGCAGCGGCAACGGCGACGGCGTGATCACCGGCAACTACTTCATCGGCGGCGTCGACGCGGCCTGGGTGGTCGACTACCAGACCATGCAGTTCAGCAACAATACGCTGCTGTCTCCGCTCACCCAGGTATGGATGCGCGCGCCCTACGGCACCGGAGCCTACAACTGGAACAATAACCGCTACTACGGCGCGGACCGGTTCCGCTACGGATCCACGTCCATGCCGCTCGCCTCTTGGCGCGCCACCGCCAAGGTCGACCAGAACAGCACCGTCACCGCCTCCAACCCCACCGGCGTGTGGACCGCAATCCGCCCGAACCGCTGCGAGGCCGGGCGCTCGCACATCGTCGTCTACAACTGGAGCAACCAGTCGTCGGTGGCTGTGAACCTCTCCGGCGTGCTCACGCCGGGATCGCCATATGAGATTCGCGACGCGCAGAACTTCTTCGGGCCGCCCGTCGTGAAGGGGACCTATGCCGGCGGCAACGTCAACATCCCGATGAATCAGACCGCCGTCGCGCAGCCCAACGGAAGGGTGCCGTCCATCCCGCCGCACACCTCGCCGCGTTTCGGAGTATTCGTCACGCTCGTTCCCGGCTCATCCAGCCGTACCTGCTTCTAG
- a CDS encoding SRPBCC family protein has protein sequence MLKKILIVIVALLAAFLAVAAMQPDTFTVTRTATVAAAPETVFALVNDFHEWPKWSPWEQLDPNMTRTHTGSPAGQGASYAWTGNSDVGSGRMTIAESRPNEHVRIDLEFIEPFASKSITDFSFQPEGAGTKVEWKMSGDNNFISKIFGLLMGGMDKMVGPDFEKGLAQMKSAAESM, from the coding sequence ATGCTCAAGAAAATCCTGATCGTCATCGTGGCGTTGCTGGCCGCGTTCCTCGCCGTGGCCGCGATGCAGCCCGACACCTTCACTGTGACGCGCACAGCGACCGTCGCCGCCGCGCCCGAAACGGTTTTCGCGCTGGTGAACGACTTTCACGAATGGCCGAAATGGTCGCCGTGGGAACAACTCGATCCCAACATGACGCGCACGCACACGGGGTCGCCCGCGGGCCAAGGCGCAAGCTACGCCTGGACCGGCAACTCCGATGTCGGTTCCGGCCGCATGACCATCGCCGAGAGCCGCCCCAACGAGCACGTCCGCATCGACCTCGAGTTCATCGAGCCGTTTGCCTCGAAGAGCATCACCGACTTCAGCTTCCAGCCCGAGGGCGCGGGCACAAAAGTCGAATGGAAGATGTCCGGCGACAACAACTTCATCTCGAAAATCTTCGGACTGCTGATGGGCGGCATGGATAAGATGGTCGGGCCGGACTTCGAAAAGGGCCTCGCCCAGATGAAATCCGCCGCCGAGTCGATGTAG